The following coding sequences lie in one Alosa sapidissima isolate fAloSap1 chromosome 15, fAloSap1.pri, whole genome shotgun sequence genomic window:
- the tp53i13 gene encoding tumor protein p53-inducible protein 13 yields the protein MTPQVIILLTGLCWTCCQSALAWQLCDNGKFQLERDLPRSLLYCSEPYFEDSNQKQHVVQKSPPPLQPAKHVCMDTAIIYNATIPNRGDHRPVGAQPGVYLYCPPQRWLNNLQHGSIVALHHPCAPERQRARVTALVQSCLPGYIVTTHPWLSTHRPVALVSWGRTLEMSHVTAPEVCDWLVSVSSNRPQQHSDPERSRRVRYSLLLTHAAPLHREKDTAQDTHETTSQIDWLKNLKSCCEQTLSHHKDGVIRREDKDGRIQKRERRAALPAREEYHPEESHAQLNNETDLHGTLPSKLNDTFTHATVETKRTAAAAVPVQSTARPRTAAANVSPPAETKVGAGEPKKAEAPGTQEQEGHSQTGGEGGGGGWEQGKVTSAENTRSRTHYSHTLSHGQTHRKAGAGRGSSGDSSPRQRVREDTEEQQRLKERETEAPAVGVGVAGRGSVAGDRRPMARTDDAVWAAAALGFLLVLLTLSVLHTRLYRHWRTMPSLYWHDRTQDYDSVADVVRRRLKLAGRRKRRVGAGRRQEAPLITISSTEEDSD from the exons ATGACTCCACAAGTGATAATCCTGTTGACTGGACTTTGTTGGACATGTTGCCAGTCGGCACTAGCCTGGCAATTGTGTGACAATGGCAAG TTTCAGCTGGAGCGAGATTTGCCGCGTTCACTGTTATATTGCTCTGAGCCGTATTTTGAAGATTCTAATCAG AAACAGCATGTTGTTCAGAAGTCTCCACCACCTTTACAG CCCGCTAAGCATGTGTGCATGGACACAGCCATCATATATAATGCTACTATTCCAAACAG gGGAGACCACAGGCCTGTGGGAGCGCAGCCTGGTGTTTACCTGTACTGCCCACCTCAGCGCTGGCTGAACAACCTCCAG cATGGCTCAATTGTAGCCCTGCATCATCCTTGCGCTCCTGAGCGGCAGCGAGCTCGTGTGACTGCGCTGGTGCAGTCTTGCCTGCCTGGTTACATCGTGACAACCCACCCCTGGCTCAGCACCCACAGG CCTGTGGCATTGGTCTCTTGGGGTCGAACACTGGAGATGTCCCACGTAACTGCCCCTGAGGTCTGTGACTGGCTAGTCTCGGTATCTTCCAACCGCCCGCAGCAGCACAGTGACCCAGAGCGGAGTCGGAGAGTGCGCTACAGCCTGCTGTTGACACACGCGGCCCCTCTGCACAGGGAAAAGGATACTGCACAGGACACGCATGAAACCACATCCCAAATAGATTGGTTAAAG AATCTTAAGAGTTGTTGTGAACAGACCCTCTCCCATCACAAGGATGGAGTGATCCGGAGGGAAGATAAAGACGGAAGGATtcaaaaaagagaaaggagagcTGCACTTCCAGCGCGAGAGGAGTACCATCCAGAAGAGTCCCACGCACAGCTCAACAATGAGACTGACCTCCACGGCACTCTGCCCAGCAAACTGAATGATACGTTCACACACGCTACAGTGGAAACCAAACGCACTGCTGCAGCAGCCGTGCCAGTGCAGAGCACTGCAAGACCCCGAACGGCAGCGGCTAACGTCAGCCCACCTGCGGAGACAAAGGTGGGCGCAGGAGAACCAAAGAAGGCGGAGGCGCCTGGGACTCAGGAGCAGGAAGGACATTCCCAGactggaggagaaggaggaggcggaggatgGGAGCAGGGGAAAGTGACGAGTGCTGAAAATACGAGAAGCcgcacacactactcacacacactctcgcacggGCAGACCCACAGGAAGGCAGGCGCAGGGAGGGGTTCGAGTGGGGACTCCAGCCCCAGGCAGCGGGTAAGAGAGGACACTGAGGAGCAGCAGCGACTGAAGGAGAGGGAGACGGAGGCCCCTGCGGTAGGGGTTGGGGTGGCGGGCAGGGGGTCGGTGGCAGGTGACCGGCGGCCCATGGCGCGCACAGACGATGCGGTATGGGCGGCGGCGGCGCTGGGCTTCCTGCTTGTGCTGCTCACGCTGTCGGTGCTGCACACACGCCTCTACCGCCACTGGCGCACCATGCCCAGCCTCTACTGGCATGACAGGACACAGGACTACGACAGTGTGGCAG ATGTGGTCCGACGGAGGCTGAAACTGGCAGGCCGGAGGAAGAGAAGGGTTGGAGCTGGCCGCAGACAGGAAGCTCCTCTCATAACCATCTCAAGCACAGAAGAGGACTCCGACTAA